The Salvia miltiorrhiza cultivar Shanhuang (shh) chromosome 1, IMPLAD_Smil_shh, whole genome shotgun sequence genome has a window encoding:
- the LOC130990867 gene encoding threonine synthase, chloroplastic-like: MLTNYNPIPNHFTSIRLSDSHCSLSLSLSTMAAPPISRSSFLSSQPLSPTASSTLRPTPYGPISIRATATSPDPAAAAAPIKTRRPADENIRDEARRHTSSHNFSAKYVPFNAEPSSTECYSLDEIVYRSRSGGLLDVQHDMDALKKFDGEYWRHLFDSRVGKTTWPYGSGVWSKKEWVLPEIDGDDIVSAFEGNSNLFWAERFGKQFLGMKDLWVKHCGISHTGSFKDLGMTVLVSQVNRLRKMNRPLVGVGCASTGDTSAALSAYCASAGIPSIVFLPANRISLAQLVQPIANGAFVLSIDTDFDGCMQLIREVTAELPIYLANSLNSLRLEGQKTAAIEILQQFDWQVPDWVIVPGGNLGNIYAFYKGFHMCKELGLVDKIPRLVCAQAANANPLYLHYKSGWKDFKPVKAGTTFASAIQIGDPVSIDRAVYALKNSNGIVEEATEEELMDAMAQADSTGMFICPHTGVALTALFKLRNSGIIGPNDRTVVVSTAHGLKFTQSKVDYHSKEIKDMACRFANPPTQVKADFGSVMDVLKKYLLSKDSKLH, from the coding sequence ATGCTTACAAATTACAATCCCATCCCAAATCACTTCACCTCAATTCGACTCTCCGACTCtcactgctctctctctctctctctctctacaatgGCGGCTCCTCCCATCTCTAGATCCTCCTTCCTCTCCTCCCAGCCCCTCTCCCCGACCGCCTCCTCCACCCTCCGCCCCACCCCCTACGGCCCCATCTCCATCCGCGCCACCGCCACCTCCCCCgaccccgccgccgccgccgcccccatCAAGACCCGCCGCCCCGCCGACGAGAACATCCGCGACGAGGCTCGCCGCCACACCTCGTCCCACAACTTCTCCGCCAAGTACGTCCCCTTCAACGCCGAACCCTCCTCCACCGAGTGCTACTCCCTCGATGAGATCGTCTACCGCAGCCGCTCCGGCGGCCTGCTCGACGTCCAGCACGACATGGACGCGCTGAAGAAGTTCGACGGCGAGTACTGGCGCCACCTCTTCGACTCCCGCGTCGGGAAGACCACGTGGCCCTACGGCTCTGGCGTCTGGTCGAAGAAGGAGTGGGTTTTGCCGGAGATAGACGGTGACGACATCGTCAGCGCGTTTGAAGGGAACTCGAACCTATTCTGGGCTGAGCGTTTCGGCAAACAGTTTCTAGGCATGAAGGATTTGTGGGTGAAGCACTGCGGGATTAGCCACACGGGCAGTTTCAAGGATTTGGGGATGACCGTTTTGGTCAGTCAGGTCAATCGCCTCCGGAAAATGAACCGCCCGCTCGTTGGAGTCGGCTGCGCCTCGACGGGGGATACCTCCGCCGCCCTCTCCGCCTACTGCGCCTCGGCCGGAATTCCATCAATTGTGTTTTTACCTGCAAATCGCATATCTCTGGCTCAATTAGTCCAGCCAATCGCGAATGGGGCTTTTGTATTGAGCATTGACACCGATTTCGATGGTTGTATGCAGCTAATTCGTGAGGTCACAGCGGAGCTGCCTATATACCTAGCTAATTCCCTCAACAGCTTGAGATTAGAAGGGCAGAAAACCGCAGCAATTGAGATATTACAGCAATTCGATTGGCAGGTTCCTGATTGGGTGATTGTTCCCGGTGGAAATCTCGGAAACATTTATGCATTTTACAAGGGTTTCCACATGTGCAAGGAATTAGGGCTTGTTGATAAAATCCCTAGGCTTGTTTGTGCTCAGGCTGCAAATGCTAATCCCCTTTACCTGCATTACAAATCGGGGTGGAAGGATTTCAAGCCGGTGAAAGCGGGGACGACCTTCGCGTCCGCAATTCAGATTGGGGATCCTGTTTCAATCGATAGGGCGGTGTATGCATTGAAGAACTCCAACGGCATTGTGGAGGAGGCGACAGAGGAGGAGTTGATGGATGCGATGGCGCAGGCGGATTCGACTGGGATGTTTATCTGCCCTCACACCGGAGTGGCATTGACTGCGCTGTTCAAGCTGAGGAACAGTGGGATCATTGGGCCGAACGACAGGACTGTGGTGGTGAGCACTGCTCATGGCTTGAAGTTCACGCAGTCGAAGGTGGATTATCACTCCAAGGAGATCAAGGATATGGCTTGCCGCTTTGCTAATCCGCCTACGCAGGTTAAGGCGGATTTTGGCTCGGTAATGGATGTTTTGAAGAAGTATTTGCTGAGCAAGGATTCAAAGCTGCATTGA
- the LOC130990872 gene encoding putative lipid-transfer protein DIR1, whose product MESSYKKVAIVSVVMLVILGVAEAQTVCNMTVAGLMACKPSATAPHPPPPSAACCSALSGADMKCLCSYKNSKVLPSLGIDPGLAMQLPQKCQIPHPPKC is encoded by the coding sequence atggAGTCATCATACAAAAAGGTAGCAATAGTGAGTGTGGTGATGCTGGTGATTCTTGGGGTGGCCGAGGCCCAGACGGTATGCAACATGACGGTGGCGGGGCTGATGGCGTGCAAGCCGTCGGCCACGGCGCCgcatccaccgccgccgtcagCAGCGTGCTGCTCTGCGCTGTCGGGTGCCGACATGAAGTGCCTATGCTCCTACAAGAACTCCAAGGTGCTGCCCTCCCTCGGCATCGACCCCGGCCTCGCCATGCAGCTCCCTCAAAAATGCCAAATCCCTCATCCACCAAAATGCtag
- the LOC130990878 gene encoding uncharacterized protein LOC130990878 produces the protein MAANAFCPQIGRCFCLSLSLFHSIAQIWEVLHPWLQSSFPHNYRSMNQVSVIDPSLELLSCCFIYGCIVHQHLLQIHESMLGGKVSTAATLSTATGVLVIPLYCALTQWLTNALTADSLQSFCTNQVYVVH, from the exons ATGGCTGCAAACGCATTTTGCCCACAAATTGGAAGGTGCTTCtgtctatctctctctctatttcattCGATAGCCCAAATTTGGGAGGTGCTTCATCCATGGCTGCAATCGTCTTTTCCCCACAACTACAGATCCATGAATCAAG TTTCAGTGATTGATCCGTCGTTAGAGCTCCTATCCTGCTGCTTCATCTATGGTTGTATCGTTCATCAACATCTCTTACAGATTCATGAATCAATGCTTGGGG GGAAAGTTTCCACTGCAGCCACTTTATCAACTGCAACTGGTGTTCTCGTGATACCCTTATATTGTGCTCTTACACAATGGTTGACTAATGCTCTCACTGCAGACTCACTCCAGTCATTTTGTACAAATCAAGTGTATGTTGTCCATTAA
- the LOC130990902 gene encoding protein C2-DOMAIN ABA-RELATED 4-like yields the protein MDNLLGLLRIKVKRGINLAVRDVSSSDPYVVVKMAKQKLKTRVVKKDVNPEWNEELTLSISDPNLPIHLTVYDHDTFSLDDKMGDAEFDIRPFIEAVKMKLEGLPDGTIITKVPASRTNCLSEESCVVWKDGKVVQDLCLRLRNVECGEVEIELQWINVPGSRGLMAY from the exons ATGGATAATCTTTTGGGGTTGCTGAGGATTAAAGTGAAGAGAGGCATAAATCTTGCTGTTCGTGATGTCAGCAGCAGTGATCCCTACGTTGTTGTCAAGATGGCCAAGCAG AAGTTGAAGACTCGTGTCGTGAAGAAGGATGTCAACCCTGAATGGAATGAGGAGCTGACACTTTCCATTTCGGATCCTAATCTTCCAATTCATTTG ACTGTGTACGACCACGACACGTTCAGCCTGGACGACAAGATGGGGGACGCGGAGTTTGACATCAGACCGTTCATAGAAGCCGTGAAGATGAAGCTCGAGGGCCTCCCAGATGGCACCATAATCACGAAGGTGCCTGCCTCGAGGACAAACTGCCTGTCGGAGGAGAGCTGCGTGGTGTGGAAAGACGGGAAGGTGGTGCAGGATCTGTGCCTCCGGCTGAGAAACGTCGAGTGCGGCGAGGTGGAGATTGAGCTGCAGTGGATCAATGTCCCTGGCTCCAGAGGTTTGATGGCTTATTGA
- the LOC130990906 gene encoding non-functional NADPH-dependent codeinone reductase 2-like, whose amino-acid sequence MRNDQVRLNNGTTIPLLGMGTYSFENDRKITAHAVEMALKMGYRHFDTAHVYGSEAALGNALNDAISNGAVQREDLFITSKLWGSHHHDPVSALQKTLSVMGMKYIDMYLVHWPVRLKPWVSDPIPNDDEFEQLCLDVTWAGMEKCLEMGLCKGIGVSNFSSKKLQNLLDFACVPPAINQVEMHPMWRQKKLRDLCSDHNIHVSAYSPLGGPGNFWGSTAVIESPLIKSMALKHGATPAQIALSWGLSKGASVIVKSFNQERLKENKGALDLKLEYNEILEIDSKLKEMKIMRGEVYVNQVSSPYKTIQELWDDEI is encoded by the exons atgagaaacGATCAAGTAAGATTGAACAATGGCACCACCATACCATTACTTGGTATGGGAACCTACTCCTTTGAAAATGATAGGAAAATCACTGCGCATGCTGTCGAGATGGCCCTTAAg ATGGGATATAGACACTTCGACACTGCACACGTGTACGGCTCGGAGGCAGCCTTAGGTAATGCGTTGAACGATGCCATCTCAAACGGCGCTGTTCAAAGAGAAGATCTTTTTATTACATCCAAACTGTGGGGAAGTCATCACCACGACCCCGTTTCAGCACTCCAAAAAACCCTCTC GGTCATGGGAATGAAATACATAGACATGTATCTAGTACACTGGCCCGTGCGATTGAAGCCGTGGGTCTCTGACCCTATCCCTAACGACGACGAATTCGAACAATTGTGTCTGGATGTGACATGGGCTGGCATGGAGAAATGCTTGGAAATGGGCTTGTGTAAGGGTATTGGCGTTAGCAATTTCTCTTCCAAAAAGCTCCAAAATCTGTTGGATTTCGCATGTGTACCTCCCGCTATCAATCAG GTGGAAATGCACCCTATGTGGAGGCAAAAGAAGCTTAGAGATTTATGCAGCGATCACAACATCCACGTGAGTGCGTATTCTCCACTTGGGGGCCCAGGAAATTTCTGGGGATCAACGGCTGTGATTGAAAGCCCATTGATAAAATCAATGGCTCTCAAACACGGAGCAACGCCAGCTCAGATCGCTCTGAGTTGGGGTTTATCGAAGGGGGCGAGCGTGATCGTGAAGAGTTTTAATCAAGAGAGATTGAAGGAGAACAAGGGGGCTCTTGATCTCAAGCTGGAATATAATGAAATACTCGAAATCGATTCAAAATTGAAGGAAATGAAGATTATGAGAGGAGAAGTATATGTGAATCAAGTGTCGAGCCCTTACAAAACCATTCAAGAATTGTGGGATGATGAGATTTGA